In Gemmatimonas sp., a single genomic region encodes these proteins:
- a CDS encoding RNA polymerase sigma factor RpoD/SigA, with protein sequence MTEVKRKRRRAAPAGIAPSEPERDILDQYLYEVSTYPLLKAAEEIELAKKIRTGDQDALQELVKRNLRFVISVAKKYQNRGLPLIDLIGEGNVGLLTAARKFDPDQGVKFISYAVWWIRQAILSSLARQGRTVRVPLNRTADLSRIIKASEILRQKLRREPSPEELAQVTGLSVDVVQSLAALNTGDVRLDAPMDPDGDRSLIERFVADEMPDTEEEAMNRFLTDEIEQALSTLPPRDAKVLRLYFGLEGGREHTLEEIGSMLGVTRERVRQLRDRALKRLREGDVGRALSSFAA encoded by the coding sequence ATGACTGAAGTCAAGCGGAAGCGCCGTCGTGCGGCACCCGCGGGCATCGCGCCCAGTGAACCCGAGCGCGATATCCTCGACCAGTATCTCTACGAAGTCAGCACGTATCCGCTCCTGAAAGCGGCCGAAGAGATCGAGCTCGCGAAAAAGATCCGTACCGGTGACCAGGATGCGCTCCAGGAACTCGTCAAGCGCAACCTCCGCTTCGTGATTTCTGTTGCCAAGAAATATCAGAATCGCGGCCTGCCGCTCATCGACTTGATCGGTGAAGGCAACGTCGGCCTGCTCACGGCGGCGCGGAAGTTCGATCCCGATCAAGGCGTGAAGTTCATCTCGTACGCCGTGTGGTGGATCCGTCAGGCGATTCTCTCGTCGCTCGCGCGTCAGGGTCGTACGGTGCGTGTGCCGCTCAATCGCACCGCCGACCTGTCGCGCATCATCAAGGCGTCGGAAATCCTTCGGCAGAAGCTCCGTCGCGAGCCGTCGCCTGAAGAACTCGCGCAGGTTACCGGCCTGTCGGTCGACGTCGTGCAGTCGCTCGCCGCCCTGAACACGGGCGATGTGCGTCTCGATGCCCCGATGGATCCCGATGGTGATCGGTCGCTCATCGAGCGATTCGTCGCCGACGAGATGCCGGACACCGAAGAAGAAGCAATGAATCGCTTCCTCACCGATGAAATCGAGCAGGCGCTCTCCACCTTGCCGCCGCGCGACGCCAAGGTGCTTCGACTCTACTTTGGCCTCGAAGGCGGCCGCGAGCACACGCTCGAAGAGATCGGCAGCATGCTCGGTGTCACCCGCGAACGCGTGCGTCAGCTCCGTGACCGGGCCCTCAAACGCCTCCGCGAAGGCGATGTGGGTCGCGCCCTGTCCAGCTTCGCCGCATAA
- a CDS encoding DUF1552 domain-containing protein yields the protein MAFISRQPLPRRTFLKGLGTMVALPYLDAMIPTTAFASSAPLNPSRLLCLEMVHGAAGCSPFGLTEHLWAPPTTGRAFDLSATSLSPLESWRKYLTIVSNTDVRMAEAYKSEEIGGDHFRSSAVFLTQAHPTQTEGSDIFAGTSLDQMYAQRFGQATPIPSMQLCIEPLDRAGGCAYGYSCMYTDSISWSSPTEPLPMIRDPRVAFEQLFGTGGTPAERADRTRSTGSVLDWITGRVSQLNRQLGAGDRRRMEQYLENIREIERRIQQVEARNASGEERELAGAPAGVPDSFTDHVKIMFDLQVLALQSDMTRVFSFKMGRDASARVYPDSGVATGFHPSSHHGNNPARVREFAEINRYHVSLLPYLLEKLKTTMDGDTPLLDKTTIVYGSPMSDSNTHNHRRCPLIIMGGGHGLTSGNQHLKAPDGTPMANVMLSLMHKLGMDNINTFGDSTGEFTF from the coding sequence ATGGCGTTCATCAGTCGCCAACCACTGCCGCGCCGCACGTTCCTCAAGGGACTCGGCACGATGGTCGCGCTTCCGTATCTGGACGCGATGATTCCCACGACCGCGTTCGCGTCAAGTGCGCCACTCAATCCGTCGCGCTTGCTCTGCCTCGAGATGGTGCACGGCGCGGCCGGCTGCAGTCCATTCGGACTGACGGAGCATCTGTGGGCTCCGCCGACCACCGGGCGCGCGTTCGATCTGAGCGCTACGTCGCTCTCGCCGCTGGAATCGTGGCGAAAGTATCTGACCATCGTGAGCAACACCGATGTACGCATGGCAGAGGCGTACAAGTCGGAAGAAATCGGCGGTGACCACTTCCGCTCGAGCGCCGTGTTCCTCACGCAGGCGCATCCCACGCAGACGGAAGGTTCCGACATCTTCGCGGGCACCTCGCTCGACCAGATGTACGCGCAGCGCTTCGGTCAGGCCACGCCGATTCCATCGATGCAGCTGTGCATCGAACCGCTCGATCGGGCCGGTGGCTGTGCGTACGGATACTCGTGCATGTACACCGACTCGATCAGCTGGAGCTCGCCCACCGAGCCGCTGCCGATGATCCGTGATCCGCGCGTGGCGTTCGAACAACTGTTCGGCACGGGTGGCACGCCGGCTGAACGGGCGGACCGCACGCGCAGTACGGGGAGTGTGCTGGACTGGATCACCGGTCGCGTATCGCAGTTGAACCGGCAGCTGGGCGCCGGCGACCGTCGTCGCATGGAGCAGTATCTCGAGAACATCCGTGAAATCGAGCGTCGCATTCAGCAGGTCGAAGCACGCAACGCATCGGGTGAGGAACGCGAGTTGGCCGGTGCACCGGCGGGCGTACCCGACTCGTTCACCGATCACGTGAAGATCATGTTCGACCTGCAGGTGCTCGCGCTGCAGAGTGACATGACGCGCGTGTTCTCGTTCAAGATGGGGCGTGATGCGTCGGCCCGCGTGTATCCTGATAGCGGCGTGGCAACCGGTTTCCATCCATCGTCACACCACGGCAACAACCCCGCTCGTGTGCGCGAGTTCGCCGAGATCAATCGCTATCACGTGAGCCTGTTGCCGTATCTGCTCGAGAAGCTCAAGACCACGATGGATGGCGATACGCCCTTGCTCGACAAGACGACGATCGTGTACGGCTCGCCGATGTCGGACAGCAACACGCACAACCACCGTCGTTGCCCGCTGATCATCATGGGCGGCGGACACGGACTCACCTCCGGCAATCAGCACCTCAAGGCGCCCGACGGCACGCCGATGGCCAACGTGATGCTCAGTCTGATGCACAAGTTGGGTATGGACAACATCAACACGTTCGGCGACAGCACCGGTGAGTTCACGTTCTGA
- a CDS encoding TspO/MBR family protein: MTMSLSRRKAGNVVALVMVIALNGLAASGAMSGDSIGVIANRYRSLFLPADYVFGIWSVIYFGLISSAVYQALPTAGAERAVHRLGMWWAVTGALNVAWISLFSFGQFALALMVMVIFLITLVVIGERVRSGAPLSRADHAFVVWPQDIYLAWISVALIANSFQFAQAVQWSGFGLAESTWAVAMMFVATLLGAIMAWGRGNWLFPLVVAWALRGIGARYPEVAPIADTTRWLVPAGIVIGGLAWVASRRTRR; the protein is encoded by the coding sequence ATGACCATGTCGCTGTCACGCCGAAAGGCGGGCAACGTAGTCGCCCTCGTGATGGTCATCGCCCTCAACGGGCTCGCGGCCAGCGGTGCGATGAGCGGAGACTCCATCGGCGTGATCGCCAACCGGTACCGCTCGCTCTTTTTACCGGCCGACTACGTGTTCGGCATCTGGAGCGTGATCTATTTCGGGCTCATTTCCTCGGCCGTGTACCAGGCACTCCCCACCGCCGGTGCCGAGCGCGCCGTGCATCGACTTGGCATGTGGTGGGCGGTAACCGGCGCGCTGAACGTAGCGTGGATTTCACTCTTCTCGTTCGGGCAGTTCGCACTCGCGCTGATGGTCATGGTGATCTTTCTCATCACGCTGGTCGTGATCGGCGAACGGGTACGCTCGGGCGCACCGCTGTCGCGAGCTGACCACGCCTTCGTGGTCTGGCCGCAGGACATCTACCTCGCGTGGATCTCGGTGGCGCTGATCGCGAACAGCTTTCAGTTCGCGCAGGCCGTGCAGTGGAGCGGCTTCGGCCTCGCGGAATCGACGTGGGCGGTGGCCATGATGTTCGTGGCCACGCTGCTCGGTGCGATCATGGCGTGGGGGCGCGGCAACTGGCTCTTTCCCCTGGTGGTGGCGTGGGCGCTGCGCGGTATTGGCGCACGCTACCCCGAGGTCGCGCCCATTGCCGACACGACGCGCTGGCTCGTGCCGGCGGGCATCGTGATCGGCGGCCTGGCGTGGGTCGCGAGTCGCCGCACGCGCCGCTGA
- a CDS encoding DUF1592 domain-containing protein has protein sequence MKAISALAVTLSFAVALPGHSDSRPTDPPTAPRAVVGHPVLPRPVSGRSVARRAGAPKSPPVSWMAPAELNAVVKQYCQKCHNPTMRRGNLSLADFDVGAPDAKADVAEKVVAKLRSGMMPPVGSARPSADTLDALVISLERQLDASALAHPNPGRRTFQRLNRAEYRAAIEDLLKLDVDATAYLPPDTKSDNFDNIADVQALSPTLLSAYLRAASDLSRLAIGNAAASAASNTYTMPKMASQVDHVEGTPFGSRGGMAVVHTFPADGEYRFDVNFFHETTGAFAGGLARGEQIEISVDGERVALLSIDRFMHASDPNGVAMGSERVRVTAGPHKIAAAFVPPAFQGVVQDLISPLKYSLNSTSNAVAYGFSLLPHLRELTVNGPYAVTGVSDTPVRRHIFSCRPATVSAERPCAQSIVNRLGTMAYRRPLTDEDRGGLMSLYDAGRKGGTFETGVRTALEGMLASPDFVFRFEQAPRDVAAGANYKLRDIDLASRLSFFLWSAPPDQALLTAASRGTLSQTAGLEREVRRMLGDSRAKALSTRFAAQWLRLPDLDIVQPDIRQYPDFDEQLRIAMRQETELFFDDLVRRDRPLLDLYRADYTFVNERLAEHYDIPNIVGPSFRRVKYPDAGRRGILSHASVLTLTSHAGRTSAVERGKWVMEVLLNSPPPPPPPGVPDLEATPGSASGRLLTVRERMEQHRKSPACASCHKMMDPIGLAMEQYDVTGRLRVRDNGMPIDSRGDLWDGTTATTVAELQQALLRREDALLRTFTRNLMAYAIGRRIEAYDMPSVRAIVRDASKQEHRMSAYILGVVRSPAFRMQRAEGAIPKATDASSGASSSSSR, from the coding sequence ATGAAGGCGATCTCCGCACTGGCGGTCACGCTCTCATTCGCCGTCGCCCTTCCCGGCCATAGCGATTCTCGGCCCACCGACCCTCCCACGGCGCCTCGTGCCGTGGTGGGCCATCCGGTGTTGCCGCGCCCTGTTTCGGGGCGCTCCGTCGCACGCCGCGCGGGTGCCCCCAAGTCGCCACCGGTATCCTGGATGGCGCCGGCGGAGCTCAATGCGGTCGTCAAGCAGTACTGCCAGAAGTGCCACAATCCCACCATGCGGCGCGGCAATCTCTCGCTGGCCGACTTCGACGTGGGGGCGCCCGACGCGAAGGCCGATGTCGCCGAGAAAGTGGTCGCGAAGCTGCGCTCCGGTATGATGCCGCCAGTGGGATCGGCGCGGCCGAGTGCGGACACGCTCGACGCGCTCGTCATCTCCCTCGAGCGGCAACTCGACGCGAGTGCCCTCGCGCATCCGAATCCAGGACGGCGCACCTTTCAGCGGCTCAATCGCGCCGAGTATCGCGCGGCGATCGAGGATTTGCTGAAGCTCGACGTCGATGCCACCGCATATCTCCCGCCGGACACCAAGAGCGACAACTTCGACAACATCGCCGATGTGCAGGCGCTGTCGCCTACGCTGCTCAGCGCGTATCTGCGCGCGGCGAGTGATCTGAGCCGACTGGCGATCGGGAACGCGGCGGCGAGTGCCGCGTCGAATACGTATACGATGCCGAAAATGGCGTCGCAGGTGGACCACGTGGAAGGCACGCCGTTCGGCTCACGTGGCGGCATGGCCGTGGTGCACACGTTCCCCGCCGACGGCGAGTACCGCTTCGACGTGAACTTCTTCCATGAGACCACGGGCGCCTTTGCCGGCGGCCTCGCCCGTGGCGAACAGATCGAGATTTCGGTGGACGGTGAGCGCGTCGCGCTGCTGTCGATCGATCGCTTCATGCACGCGTCGGATCCGAATGGCGTCGCGATGGGCAGTGAGCGCGTGCGCGTCACCGCCGGCCCGCACAAGATCGCTGCCGCCTTCGTGCCACCGGCGTTTCAGGGCGTCGTGCAGGATCTCATCAGCCCACTCAAGTATTCGTTGAACAGCACGTCGAATGCGGTGGCCTATGGGTTCTCGCTATTGCCGCACCTGCGCGAACTCACGGTGAACGGCCCGTACGCGGTGACCGGCGTGTCGGACACGCCGGTGCGTCGCCACATTTTCAGCTGTCGCCCCGCCACCGTGTCCGCCGAACGGCCCTGCGCCCAATCGATCGTGAATCGCCTGGGCACGATGGCGTATCGCCGTCCGCTCACCGATGAAGATCGCGGCGGACTGATGTCGCTGTACGATGCCGGCCGCAAGGGCGGCACCTTCGAGACCGGCGTGCGCACCGCTCTCGAAGGCATGCTGGCCAGTCCCGATTTTGTCTTCCGCTTCGAACAGGCACCGCGCGACGTGGCCGCCGGTGCGAACTACAAACTGCGCGACATCGACTTGGCGTCGCGGCTGTCGTTCTTCTTGTGGTCGGCCCCGCCGGATCAAGCGCTGCTCACCGCCGCCAGCCGTGGCACGCTGTCGCAGACGGCAGGGCTCGAGCGCGAAGTCCGTCGGATGCTCGGCGACTCTCGGGCCAAGGCGCTGTCCACGCGCTTTGCGGCGCAGTGGCTGCGCCTGCCCGACCTCGACATCGTACAGCCCGACATTCGGCAGTATCCGGATTTCGATGAGCAGCTTCGCATTGCCATGCGACAGGAGACGGAGCTGTTCTTCGACGATCTCGTACGCCGCGATCGTCCGCTGCTCGATCTGTATCGCGCCGACTACACGTTCGTGAACGAACGGCTGGCCGAGCACTACGACATACCCAACATCGTCGGACCGTCGTTCCGCCGGGTGAAGTATCCTGACGCAGGACGGCGCGGCATTCTGTCGCACGCCAGCGTGCTGACGCTGACCTCGCATGCCGGCCGCACGTCGGCCGTGGAGCGCGGCAAATGGGTGATGGAAGTGCTGCTCAATTCCCCGCCCCCGCCGCCGCCACCGGGCGTGCCGGACCTTGAAGCGACACCCGGCAGCGCATCGGGTCGCCTGCTCACGGTGCGCGAACGGATGGAGCAACATCGCAAGAGCCCGGCCTGCGCCAGCTGCCACAAGATGATGGATCCGATCGGCCTGGCGATGGAGCAGTACGACGTGACGGGCCGATTGCGTGTGCGCGACAACGGCATGCCGATCGACTCGCGCGGCGACTTGTGGGACGGCACCACGGCCACCACGGTGGCCGAGCTGCAGCAGGCGCTCCTGCGTCGGGAAGACGCCCTGCTGCGCACCTTCACGCGCAACCTGATGGCCTACGCCATCGGCCGTCGCATCGAGGCCTACGACATGCCGTCGGTGCGGGCGATCGTGCGCGATGCGTCGAAGCAGGAGCATCGCATGTCGGCCTATATCCTCGGAGTTGTCCGCAGCCCAGCGTTCCGCATGCAGCGGGCAGAAGGTGCTATTCCGAAAGCCACCGACGCGTCATCCGGCGCGTCGTCTTCGTCGTCCCGGTAA
- a CDS encoding DNA-binding transcriptional regulator — MTTKRKYKSDAFEAIHSAAAALHQVGAIGKTTMRQFDEAALSAPEPLAPGQIKKLREQAKVSQAVFARRLNTSASTVEKWETGAKRPSGVALKMLAVVKKHGLAVLD, encoded by the coding sequence GTGACGACCAAGCGTAAGTACAAGAGCGACGCCTTCGAGGCGATTCACTCCGCCGCGGCGGCACTCCACCAGGTGGGTGCCATCGGCAAGACCACCATGCGCCAGTTCGACGAGGCGGCGCTGAGTGCCCCAGAGCCGCTCGCGCCTGGGCAGATCAAGAAGCTCCGTGAGCAGGCCAAGGTTAGTCAGGCCGTGTTCGCACGGCGTCTGAACACCAGCGCCAGCACGGTGGAGAAGTGGGAGACCGGAGCGAAGCGGCCGAGCGGCGTCGCGCTCAAGATGCTCGCGGTAGTGAAGAAGCACGGGCTGGCAGTGTTGGATTAA
- a CDS encoding helix-turn-helix domain-containing protein — MAARTGADSSAPPMCVVALLKRERARALVRAAFPRRRAHVHAAKSAADVEEYLIKELVDVVIIDAGAGDDAQRLMARAEEFPSLPFVLITTLLPADAPLVARAADAGVTDVLVEGVDDSVARELVLRRAFSSRFERALSQPPAMLHLETPLQIAVWQSVVRRAGRPVRTDQLAKELSVSREHLSRSFAVGQAPTLKRVIDLVRVLAAAELSKNAGFDVRDVAQVLGFASSSHLSSTTQRLVGARASSLSRLRAVDLLERFGQAAFGDPAGS, encoded by the coding sequence ATGGCGGCGCGTACCGGGGCCGACAGTAGCGCACCCCCGATGTGCGTGGTCGCACTGCTCAAGCGCGAGCGCGCGCGGGCCCTCGTGCGGGCGGCCTTTCCGCGTCGTCGTGCCCACGTGCATGCCGCCAAGAGTGCGGCCGATGTCGAGGAGTATCTCATCAAGGAACTCGTCGATGTCGTAATCATCGATGCCGGTGCCGGCGACGACGCGCAGCGGTTGATGGCGCGCGCCGAAGAGTTTCCGAGTCTCCCGTTCGTACTGATCACGACGCTGCTGCCGGCCGATGCGCCGCTCGTCGCGCGGGCGGCCGATGCCGGCGTGACCGACGTGCTCGTGGAAGGCGTGGACGACAGCGTCGCCCGCGAACTCGTGCTCCGTCGCGCCTTCTCCAGCCGCTTCGAGCGCGCGCTGTCGCAGCCGCCGGCCATGCTGCATCTCGAAACGCCGTTACAAATTGCCGTCTGGCAGAGCGTCGTCCGTCGTGCCGGCCGACCCGTGCGCACCGACCAGTTGGCCAAGGAGCTGAGCGTGTCGCGCGAGCACCTCTCGCGCAGCTTCGCCGTGGGACAGGCACCGACCCTGAAGCGCGTCATCGACTTGGTTCGGGTGCTGGCCGCCGCCGAGCTGTCCAAGAACGCCGGCTTCGACGTTCGCGATGTGGCGCAGGTGCTCGGGTTCGCCAGCTCATCCCACCTCTCCAGCACCACCCAGCGCCTGGTCGGCGCCCGCGCCTCCAGCCTGTCCCGCCTGCGGGCTGTCGACCTGCTGGAGCGCTTTGGCCAAGCCGCGTTCGGCGATCCGGCGGGCAGTTAG
- a CDS encoding carboxypeptidase regulatory-like domain-containing protein, producing the protein MCFGNLWPIGAVALVILSARNVDAQQRELVRGTVRSTAGDSIPNARVRALGLGVDTIVRTDFRGRFSVVLPRGRAQLVTTMLGFMPDSTSFEILGADTLFRVQLRRLAQQIAEVTVRAEAWIGIRGVVGDEQTMAPLAGVQIRSMKRDVRVVTDSLGRFEFPLPKAELSTLQLSHAGYLSRPAMTRVQRGDTTSLVLLMKRGEDPKQLRFALSDLSHRMAWAGIGTLVANRAQLSRYGARTLEDGIFLSGLLTQRGIQLTRPVCLFVNGEAQPNRPLWSIELASVDFIEVWGRNTEQFGSFQARWPGGRCGAAATTHRGGGPWVSVWLISQ; encoded by the coding sequence ATGTGCTTTGGGAATCTTTGGCCTATTGGTGCTGTCGCGCTCGTAATTCTTTCAGCGCGCAATGTTGACGCTCAACAGCGGGAACTAGTGCGCGGTACGGTACGCAGCACTGCGGGTGACTCTATCCCGAACGCGCGTGTCCGCGCGCTCGGGCTCGGTGTCGACACAATCGTGCGTACCGATTTCAGAGGACGCTTCTCGGTTGTGCTTCCGCGAGGCCGCGCGCAGTTAGTCACGACTATGCTGGGGTTCATGCCGGATTCTACAAGTTTCGAGATTCTCGGCGCCGATACTTTGTTCCGCGTTCAGCTGAGACGGCTGGCGCAGCAGATCGCCGAGGTTACGGTGCGCGCTGAGGCGTGGATCGGCATACGAGGAGTCGTCGGCGACGAGCAAACAATGGCTCCGCTCGCCGGCGTGCAGATCCGGTCGATGAAACGCGACGTGCGCGTTGTCACGGACAGCCTCGGTCGCTTTGAGTTCCCCTTGCCGAAGGCCGAACTCTCCACTCTCCAGCTTAGCCACGCTGGATACCTCTCCCGCCCCGCTATGACCAGGGTACAACGCGGCGACACCACGTCGCTGGTGTTGCTCATGAAGCGTGGAGAGGACCCTAAACAGCTTCGATTCGCGCTGTCCGACCTTAGTCACCGAATGGCGTGGGCAGGTATCGGAACGCTTGTGGCTAACCGGGCGCAGCTTAGCCGCTACGGTGCGCGGACTCTGGAAGACGGCATTTTTCTATCGGGACTATTGACACAACGTGGCATACAGCTGACTCGCCCAGTGTGCCTATTCGTAAACGGCGAGGCACAGCCGAATCGACCACTCTGGTCGATCGAGCTCGCCAGCGTGGACTTCATTGAGGTGTGGGGCCGCAACACAGAGCAATTCGGTTCGTTTCAAGCACGTTGGCCCGGAGGTCGGTGCGGTGCTGCCGCCACGACTCATCGCGGAGGCGGTCCATGGGTCTCGGTATGGCTCATAAGCCAGTAG
- a CDS encoding ABC transporter ATP-binding protein produces MIEFKNVHKAFGPKQVLRGFSLQVNEGETMVIIGYSGTGKSVAIKHIVGLLEPDEGEVWVDGLRIDQLSRKDLYALRGRIGYVFQFAALFDSMTIGENVAMGLRKQGELSESEITARVDEALSLVDLPDVKSRMPAELSGGMRKRVGIARAIALRPKYILYDEPTTGLDPVTSATIDALMVRMREQLGVTGIVITHDMRSAYTVGTRIAMLYEGQLRAVGTVDEIQHSTDPLVRQFIEGRATLEGSAPLIGVAATAS; encoded by the coding sequence ATGATCGAGTTCAAGAACGTCCATAAGGCTTTCGGGCCCAAGCAGGTGCTCCGCGGTTTCTCCCTTCAGGTCAACGAAGGCGAGACCATGGTGATCATCGGCTATTCGGGAACCGGCAAGTCGGTGGCGATCAAACACATCGTCGGCCTGCTCGAGCCAGACGAAGGCGAAGTGTGGGTTGATGGTCTCCGCATCGATCAGCTCTCGCGGAAAGACTTGTACGCCCTACGCGGACGCATCGGGTACGTGTTTCAATTCGCCGCGCTCTTCGACTCGATGACGATCGGTGAGAATGTCGCCATGGGTCTGCGCAAGCAGGGTGAACTCAGCGAGTCGGAAATCACCGCGCGCGTGGACGAAGCGCTCTCGCTGGTCGATCTGCCCGATGTAAAAAGCCGCATGCCGGCCGAGCTCTCGGGCGGTATGCGCAAGCGCGTCGGGATTGCCCGCGCTATCGCGCTGCGCCCCAAGTACATCCTGTACGACGAACCCACCACGGGTCTCGATCCGGTCACCTCGGCCACCATCGATGCGCTCATGGTGCGCATGCGTGAGCAGCTGGGCGTGACGGGCATCGTCATCACACATGACATGCGCAGCGCCTATACCGTGGGCACGCGCATCGCCATGCTGTACGAAGGCCAGTTGCGCGCGGTCGGCACGGTCGACGAGATCCAGCATAGCACCGATCCGCTCGTGCGGCAGTTCATCGAAGGACGCGCGACACTCGAAGGCAGTGCGCCGCTCATTGGCGTCGCAGCCACGGCGAGCTGA
- a CDS encoding NUDIX hydrolase, whose translation MTSSRDPQKRSGRATLETSAGGVVYRVQDGEPTFLLIRDSYQNWGFPKGHLETDEPPDAAALREVREETGLDDVALDGAIDTIDWFFRFRGRLVHKVCHFYLMRSDASDTTPQRAEGITACRWASFDEATKLVSYANARDVLMRANAMVRGEDPAADPAQRPTPRAGVHTEHSR comes from the coding sequence GTGACGTCATCGCGGGATCCGCAGAAACGCTCCGGGCGCGCCACGCTCGAGACCTCCGCTGGCGGCGTGGTGTATCGCGTGCAGGACGGCGAGCCGACGTTCTTGCTGATTCGCGACAGCTATCAGAATTGGGGATTCCCCAAAGGGCATCTCGAAACCGACGAGCCGCCTGACGCCGCCGCGTTGCGGGAAGTGCGCGAGGAGACGGGGTTGGATGACGTCGCGCTCGACGGCGCGATCGATACCATCGACTGGTTCTTCCGCTTTCGCGGTCGCCTCGTGCACAAGGTCTGTCATTTTTACCTCATGCGCAGCGACGCATCGGACACCACGCCGCAGCGGGCCGAAGGGATCACGGCCTGCCGCTGGGCGAGCTTCGACGAAGCCACGAAGCTCGTCTCCTACGCCAATGCGCGCGACGTGCTGATGCGCGCCAACGCCATGGTGCGTGGGGAAGACCCGGCGGCCGATCCCGCGCAACGCCCGACGCCGCGCGCCGGCGTGCACACCGAGCACTCCCGCTGA